A window of the Streptomyces griseochromogenes genome harbors these coding sequences:
- the map gene encoding type I methionyl aminopeptidase — translation MVELKTDTSIDAMHAAGQVVGRALTAVREAAGVGVSLLELDEVARQVLREAGASSPFLGYRPSFAPTPFPAVICASVNDAIVHGIPTPHRLRDGDLVSIDCGAILDDWAGDSAISFTVGRARPADLRLIDTAERALAAGIEAAVVGNRIGDIAHAVGRACRTAGYGIPSGFGGHGIGRRMHEDPDVPNEGRPGRGLPLRHGMVLAIEPMLIASGKDGYYEAPDGWTLRTADGSRAAHAEHTVAITEDGPRILTARQTP, via the coding sequence ATGGTGGAACTGAAGACGGACACATCGATCGACGCGATGCACGCTGCGGGCCAGGTCGTCGGGCGGGCCCTGACGGCCGTACGGGAGGCCGCGGGCGTCGGCGTCTCCCTGCTGGAGCTGGACGAGGTGGCCCGGCAGGTGCTGCGCGAGGCGGGAGCCTCCTCCCCCTTCCTCGGCTACCGCCCCTCCTTCGCCCCGACCCCCTTCCCCGCGGTCATCTGCGCCTCGGTGAACGACGCGATCGTGCACGGCATCCCCACACCCCACCGCCTGCGCGACGGCGACCTGGTCTCCATCGACTGCGGCGCGATCCTGGACGACTGGGCCGGCGACTCGGCGATCAGCTTCACGGTCGGCCGCGCGCGACCGGCGGACCTGCGCCTGATCGACACCGCCGAGCGCGCCCTGGCGGCCGGCATCGAGGCGGCCGTCGTCGGCAACCGCATCGGCGACATCGCCCACGCCGTCGGCCGGGCCTGCCGCACGGCCGGCTACGGCATCCCCTCCGGCTTCGGCGGCCACGGCATCGGCCGTCGCATGCACGAGGACCCCGATGTCCCGAACGAGGGCCGCCCCGGCCGGGGTCTTCCACTGCGCCACGGCATGGTCCTGGCGATCGAGCCGATGCTGATCGCGAGCGGCAAGGACGGCTACTACGAGGCTCCGGACGGCTGGACCCTGCGCACGGCAGACGGCTCCCGCGCGGCCCACGCCGAACACACGGTGGCGATCACGGAAGACGGCCCCAGAATCCTCACGGCACGGCAG
- a CDS encoding helix-turn-helix domain-containing protein, giving the protein MVRTPLTPEERERGERLGRLLREARGGRSMAEIAAEAGVSAETLRKIETGRAPTPAFFTVAALAGVLGLSMDELVAMCAPVGV; this is encoded by the coding sequence ATGGTGCGCACCCCTCTCACCCCCGAAGAGCGCGAACGAGGCGAACGGCTCGGGCGGCTGCTGCGCGAAGCCCGCGGAGGGCGGAGCATGGCCGAGATCGCGGCCGAGGCGGGCGTCTCGGCCGAGACGCTCCGCAAGATCGAGACCGGGCGGGCGCCGACGCCGGCCTTCTTCACGGTGGCCGCGCTGGCCGGGGTGCTCGGGCTGTCCATGGACGAGCTGGTCGCGATGTGCGCTCCGGTGGGCGTCTGA